Proteins encoded by one window of Anguilla rostrata isolate EN2019 chromosome 9, ASM1855537v3, whole genome shotgun sequence:
- the LOC135263574 gene encoding cytochrome c oxidase subunit 8B, mitochondrial, with amino-acid sequence MSGVLRGIATARSALALRGPTITQRATLSTRPAKQPLGSFETVMGLAMFSLAILGPSGWILAHIESYKKKE; translated from the exons ATGTCCGGTGTCCTGCGTGGAATCGCTACAGCACGCTCGGCTCTGGCCTTGCGTGGACCTACCATTACTCAGCGCGCCACCCTGTCCACGAGACCGGCCAAGCAGCCCCTCGGCTCATTC GAGACGGTGATGGGCCTGGCGATGTTTTCCCTGGCCATCCTGGGGCCTTCAGGTTGGATCCTGGCCCACATAGAATCCTACAAGAAGAAAGAATGA